One part of the Treponema sp. OMZ 787 genome encodes these proteins:
- a CDS encoding YoaK family protein, translated as MSGKLKDLRFKVWIAFLTILSGYINAGAIRSFSLPVSHHTGNVSHLALSIGNKNSEEVLALIFIILAFFAGACLSGLLFHERKFALKKRYGILLMCLALIFFNLAFFKTQVPQNLKTSALSFASGVQNAMFIFYGDILVRTTHITGYLTDAAFALAMCIRGKKDKFRFFIFYSLNILFFLGGGIIASLIKIDSFFLISAGLYFVAGLYYFVMRKKGKI; from the coding sequence ATGTCCGGTAAATTAAAAGACTTGCGGTTTAAAGTATGGATAGCCTTTTTAACCATCTTGTCGGGGTATATAAATGCAGGGGCTATTCGCAGCTTTTCTTTGCCGGTAAGCCATCATACGGGGAATGTGAGTCATCTCGCCCTTTCAATCGGAAATAAAAACAGTGAAGAGGTTTTAGCCCTTATCTTTATTATTCTTGCCTTTTTTGCAGGAGCCTGTTTGTCGGGCCTATTGTTCCACGAAAGAAAATTTGCATTAAAAAAAAGATACGGCATCTTATTGATGTGTCTTGCCTTAATATTTTTCAACTTGGCCTTTTTCAAAACCCAAGTGCCTCAAAACCTCAAAACATCAGCCCTAAGCTTTGCTTCCGGAGTTCAAAATGCCATGTTTATCTTTTACGGAGACATCCTTGTAAGAACCACCCACATAACGGGCTACCTCACAGACGCTGCCTTTGCCTTAGCTATGTGCATCCGGGGCAAAAAAGACAAATTCCGTTTTTTTATCTTTTACAGCCTTAACATTCTCTTTTTCTTAGGCGGAGGAATTATAGCAAGCCTTATAAAAATCGACTCATTTTTTCTAATTTCGGCAGGTCTTTATTTTGTTGCGGGCCTTTACTATTTTGTGATGAGGAAAAAAGGAAAGATTTAA
- a CDS encoding type II toxin-antitoxin system HicA family toxin, with translation MTAKEVLKLLKQNGWYICETKGSHYQLKHLKIKGKITIPFHAGDLKAGTLNSILKQAGLK, from the coding sequence ATGACAGCAAAGGAAGTGTTAAAGCTTTTAAAGCAAAACGGCTGGTATATTTGTGAAACTAAAGGTTCACATTATCAATTAAAACACTTAAAAATAAAAGGAAAAATAACGATTCCCTTTCATGCGGGAGATCTAAAAGCAGGAACATTGAATAGTATTTTAAAACAAGCAGGATTAAAATAA